From the Bubalus kerabau isolate K-KA32 ecotype Philippines breed swamp buffalo chromosome 2, PCC_UOA_SB_1v2, whole genome shotgun sequence genome, one window contains:
- the LOC129644269 gene encoding keratin-associated protein 10-8, which yields MADTCCSRTCVVAASTLSVCSSDLSCGNQVSSPSACIGSSWQVDDCQETCCEPTCCAPSCCAPAPRLTLLCAPVNCESSPCCQPACSRSSPCQQACCVPVCCRPVSCVPVCCRPVCCRPVCCTPVCCRPVCCRPVCCTPVCCRPVCCEASPCSAPSSCCRPSSSVSLLCRPVCRPTCCVPTFFCQPSCCRPASSVSLLCQPSCSTPAC from the coding sequence ATGGCCGACACCTGCTGTTCCAGGACTTGTGTTGTTGCTGCATCCACCTTGTCTGTCTGCTCCAGTGACTTGAGCTGTGGCAACCAGGTCAGCTCACCCAGTGCCTGCATCGGCTCCTCCTGGCAGGTGGACGATTGCCAGGAGACCTGCTGCGAGCCCACCTGCTGTGCCCCCAGCTGCTGTGCCCCGGCCCCACGCCTGACCCTCCTCTGTGCTCCAGTGAACTGCGAGTCCAGCCCCTGCTGCCAACCAGCCTGCAGCAGGTCCTCTCCCTGCCAGCAGGCCTGCTGTGTACCTGTCTGCTGCAGGCCCGTCTCTTGTGTACCTGTGTGCTGCAGGCCCGTCTGCTGCAGGCCCGTCTGTTGCACCCCTGTCTGCTGCAGGCCCGTCTGCTGCAGGCCTGTCTGTTGCACACCTGTCTGCTGCAGGCCCGTGTGCTGTGAGGCCTCCCCCTGCTCAGCCCCCTCATCCTGCTGCAGACCCTCCTCCTCCGTGTCCCTCCTCTGCCGTCCTGTGTGCCGCCCCACTTGCTGCGTGCCCACGTTCTTCTGCCAGCCCAGCTGCTGCCGCCCAGCCTCCTCTGTGTCCCTCCTCTGCCAACCCTCATGCTCCACCCCAGCCTGCTGA